A single region of the Juglans regia cultivar Chandler unplaced genomic scaffold, Walnut 2.0 Scaffold_650, whole genome shotgun sequence genome encodes:
- the LOC109021781 gene encoding AT-hook motif nuclear-localized protein 16-like: protein MAGGADLKVPSLVSKATNDRNQEHESGGNHTWPGSDVFVSPKVPKAVSPVSSVAEGETIIRRPRGRPAGSKNKPKPPIIVTRDSANALRAHAMEVSSGCDVSESLANFARRKQRGICILSGSGCVTNVTLRQPASSGAIVTLHGRFEILSLLGSILPPPAPPGITGLTIYLAGAQGQVVGGGVVGALIASGPVVIMAASFINATFDRLPLDDDEIAAAMQNQHYQNGRNHPLTDISDLYGIPQNLLTNGTMTPELYSWAPGRTMSKT from the coding sequence ATGGCTGGAGGCGCAGATCTAAAAGTCCCTTCTTTGGTGTCAAAAGCTACTAATGATCGAAACCAAGAACATGAAAGTGGCGGCAATCACACCTGGCCTGGTTCTGATGTGTTCGTGTCTCCCAAAGTGCCCAAGGCAGTGTCACCAGTTTCATCTGTAGCTGAGGGGGAGACCATTATTAGGCGGCCTCGTGGGAGGCCAGCTGGTTCTAAGAACAAGCCTAAGCCCCCCATTATTGTCACCCGAGATAGTGCCAATGCACTCCGTGCACATGCCATGGAAGTTAGCTCTGGCTGCGATGTGAGTGAAAGTTTGGCCAATTTTGCTAGGAGGAAACAACGTGGCATCTGCATACTTAGTGGCAGTGGATGTGTCACCAATGTCACACTGCGACAACCAGCCTCCTCCGGTGCAATAGTGACCCTTCACGGTCGGTTCGAGATTCTTTCATTGCTCGGATCAATCTTGCCTCCACCAGCCCCGCCGGGCATCACCGGCCTGACAATATACCTGGCTGGTGCTCAAGGGCAGGTTGTGGGCGGGGGTGTCGTTGGTGCACTCATTGCTTCTGGCCCTGTTGTGATCATGGCTGCATCATTCATCAATGCCACTTTTGATCGCCTGCCATTGGATGATGATGAAATTGCTGCAGCTATGCAAAATCAACATTATCAAAACGGCCGTAATCATCCCCTTACAGATATTTCCGACTTGTATGGAATCCCACAGAACTTGCTCACCAATGGAACCATGACCCCTGAGTTGTACTCTTGGGCACCAGGCCGAACCATGTCCAAAACCTAG
- the LOC109021774 gene encoding pentatricopeptide repeat-containing protein At2g42920, chloroplastic, whose product MVPCCCSLTPSSASISKFISDQPYLTMLDKHCTTMRDLRKIHASLIKTGLSNDTIAASRILTFCASPAGDMNYAYLVFTHIQNPNIFVWNTIIRGFSQSSTPQKALFLFIEMLMSSPVEPQRLTYPSLFKAYTQLGLAHEGAQLHGRIIKLGLENDPFIRNSILHMYSNGGCLSEARRLFDEDIESDVVAWNSMIIGLAKCGEIHESRRLFDKIPSRNTVSWNTMISGCVRNGMFMEALELFSKMQEENIEPSEFTMVSLLNACARLGALKQGEWVHDYIMKNNFELNIIVITAIIDMYCKCGSIEKALQTFVATPKRGLSCWNSMIFGLAMNGCEEEAIHLFSKLQSKNLKPDYVTFLGVLTACNHSGMVDKASYYFSLMTNTYKIKPSTKHYNCMVDVLCRAGLIEEAEELIRSMPVNPDAIIWGSLLSACRNSGNIEMAKRAAKHVIELDPNDSCGHLLMSNVYAASSHFKEAMEERLSMKEKHIEKEPGCSLIEVDGEVHEFVSGGRLHNRAPEIYSLLNELRLALQGMEKV is encoded by the coding sequence ATGGTACCATGTTGTTGCTCCCTCACTCCATCGTCAGCCTCCATATCCAAATTCATCTCGGACCAACCTTACCTCACCATGCTTGACAAACATTGCACCACCATGAGAGACCTTCGAAAGATTCATGCCAGCCTAATCAAAACTGGCCTCTCAAATGACACCATCGCCGCTAGCCGCATCTTGACCTTCTGTGCCTCACCCGCCGGCGACATGAACTACGCATACTTGGTCTTCACTCATATCCAAAATCCCAACATTTTTGTATGGAATACCATCATTAGAGGGTTCTCTCAAAGCTCAACTCCACAAAAAgcactctttcttttcattgaAATGCTAATGTCTTCACCTGTTGAACCTCAAAGGTTGACCTATCCCTCTCTTTTCAAAGCTTACACTCAACTTGGACTAGCCCATGAGGGAGCTCAGCTCCATGGGAGGATTATAAAATTGGGTCTTGAGAATGATCCATTTATACGAAACTCCATCTTACATATGTACTCGAACGGCGGGTGTCTTAGCGAGGCACGTCGACTGTTTGACGAAGATATTGAGTCCGATGTTGTTGCATGGAATTCCATGATTATTGGTCTTGCTAAATGCGGAGAAATTCACGAGTCCAGGAggttatttgataaaataccatCCAGAAATACGGTTTCGTGGAACACCATGATTAGTGGTTGTGTTAGGAATGGGATGTTTATGGAGGCATTGGAGCTTTTTTCCAAAATGCAGGAGGAGAATATTGAGCCTAGCGAGTTTACAATGGTGAGCTTGTTAAATGCCTGTGCTCGTTTAGGAGCACTTAAGCAAGGGGAGTGGGTTCATGATTATATTATGAAGAACAATTTTGAGTTGAATATCATTGTTATTACGGCAATAATTGACATGTATTGCAAGTGTGGAAGCATTGAAAAGGCTCTTCAAACTTTTGTGGCCACCCCAAAGAGAGGATTGTCATGTTGGAACTCAATGATCTTTGGCCTAGCCATGAATGGTTGTGAAGAAGAAGCAATTCATTTATTCTCTAAGCTTCAGTCTAAGAATTTGAAACCAGATTATGTTACTTTTCTCGGAGTTCTCACAGCTTGTAATCACTCGGGCATGGTGGATAAAGCGAGTTATTATTTCTCGTTAATGACAAATACATACAAGATCAAGCCATCAACAAAGCACTATAATTGCATGGTTGATGTATTATGCAGAGCTGGACTCATTGAAGAGGCAGAAGAGCTAATAAGAAGTATGCCAGTAAACCCAGATGCCATTATTTGGGGGTCTTTGCTCTCAGCTTGTAGGAATTCTGGAAACATTGAGATGGCCAAGCGGGCAGCAAAGCATGTGATTGAGTTGGATCCAAATGATAGCTGTGGTCATTTGCTAATGTCTAATGTTTATGCTGCCTCCAGTCATTTTAAGGAAGCAATGGAGGAAAGGCTTTCCATGAAGGAGAAGCACATTGAGAAAGAACCAGGATGTAGTTTGATTGAAGTCGATGGAGAAGTTCATGAGTTTGTCTCTGGTGGCAGGCTGCATAACAGAGCGCCTGAGATATACTCATTGTTAAATGAACTGAGACTGGCATTGCAAGGGATGGAAAAGGTCTGA